One Gimesia aquarii DNA segment encodes these proteins:
- a CDS encoding PPC domain-containing protein codes for MSSTARILPVVLSISCVLGLFSSSMAAPPDIRYLNPAGGQVGQKVDVTIDKNLGTLPVSVWTSAPGLMVMIPKKPAKGKEKQITIQIDASAKPGLYWLRFHNAEGASGIRPFLVGTLPEQSETEPNNDLAHAQKCPQPAVTINGVLSKSGDVDTYSVALKKGQTLVVSQTANEQLGSPMDGVLQILNHRGTVLSLIDDTLWFDPRIVFTAPEEGTYYIRTFAFPADPNSTIRFAGSGSYIYRLTFSTGPFVDHSLPLAYHKSASKPVRLEGWNLPDHLRSHQPNKDETNSTALISNPQLANWLKIPMSTTPTLLESNESQQEKGQPLSIPTSITGKISKPEEIDVYHFTAKKGEKLTFKVDSHTMGYPLDAHLKLFDAKGKLLKEVDDPVRNHFDARFDYSIPADGEYRLQVTDRYQHGGFRHVYLLSIHPTEANFELQTPEEQYTLTTGEKPLEIEVTINRLSPRFNDDIEISLAGLPKGATCKTIVSKVKEKTGKSVKLKLEAKPDVVFQGPIEIKGISLKDKTKVRTASAVIKGISPKRNTARPKPDLKLPYLWLTLKKK; via the coding sequence ATGTCATCTACCGCGCGGATTTTGCCTGTTGTCCTTTCGATATCATGTGTTCTCGGTCTGTTTTCTTCTTCTATGGCAGCACCGCCTGACATTCGTTATTTGAATCCGGCAGGAGGCCAAGTCGGTCAGAAAGTAGATGTGACCATTGACAAAAACCTGGGAACGTTACCGGTTTCGGTTTGGACTTCTGCTCCTGGCTTAATGGTGATGATTCCGAAGAAACCGGCCAAAGGCAAAGAAAAACAGATTACGATTCAAATTGATGCTTCTGCAAAGCCCGGATTGTATTGGTTACGATTTCATAATGCAGAGGGGGCTTCAGGAATTCGACCGTTCCTTGTGGGCACACTTCCCGAACAATCAGAAACCGAGCCTAACAATGATCTGGCTCATGCACAAAAATGCCCACAGCCGGCTGTTACCATCAACGGAGTATTATCGAAAAGTGGAGACGTTGATACTTATTCCGTTGCATTGAAAAAAGGACAAACTTTGGTGGTTTCTCAAACCGCCAATGAACAGCTTGGTTCACCAATGGATGGAGTATTGCAGATTCTCAATCATCGCGGGACTGTGCTGTCTTTGATTGATGATACACTTTGGTTTGATCCGCGAATTGTGTTTACTGCTCCTGAAGAGGGAACCTATTATATCAGGACGTTTGCGTTTCCCGCTGATCCTAACAGTACCATTCGTTTTGCAGGCAGTGGTTCTTACATCTATCGCCTTACTTTTTCGACTGGTCCTTTTGTCGATCATAGTTTGCCACTTGCCTATCATAAGTCAGCTTCCAAACCAGTGAGACTGGAAGGCTGGAATCTTCCCGACCATCTCAGGTCACATCAACCTAACAAAGATGAAACCAATTCAACTGCTTTGATCAGCAATCCTCAGTTAGCGAATTGGTTAAAAATTCCTATGAGCACAACGCCGACTCTACTGGAGTCAAACGAGAGCCAACAGGAAAAAGGGCAGCCGCTTTCCATTCCCACAAGTATCACTGGGAAAATATCGAAACCAGAAGAAATCGATGTTTATCACTTCACTGCTAAGAAAGGTGAGAAGCTAACATTCAAAGTAGACTCGCATACAATGGGTTATCCTCTGGATGCCCATTTGAAACTGTTTGATGCCAAAGGCAAGCTTTTGAAAGAAGTTGACGATCCCGTGCGAAATCATTTTGACGCGCGATTCGACTATAGCATTCCCGCAGATGGTGAATATCGTCTGCAAGTGACTGATCGTTATCAACATGGTGGGTTTCGCCACGTCTACTTGTTATCGATTCACCCGACCGAGGCCAATTTCGAACTGCAAACGCCTGAAGAACAATACACTTTAACGACGGGCGAAAAACCTTTAGAGATTGAAGTCACGATCAATCGTCTGAGCCCCCGCTTTAACGATGATATTGAAATCAGCCTGGCTGGTTTACCAAAAGGGGCGACTTGTAAAACAATCGTTTCTAAAGTCAAAGAAAAGACGGGGAAATCAGTCAAACTGAAACTGGAAGCCAAACCCGATGTGGTCTTTCAAGGACCCATCGAAATCAAAGGTATCAGCCTGAAAGACAAAACAAAAGTGCGCACCGCGAGTGCTGTCATCAAAGGCATCAGCCCCAAACGCAACACAGCCCGCCCGAAACCCGATCTCAAACTGCCTTATCTATGGTTGACCCTTAAGAAGAAGTAA
- a CDS encoding CoA transferase produces MHGTETQQRIFNEIVEPLEIDFDTESPLEIIQKPGYIDSPVATHDFAAAALGAFGKATATVGQMRGLGSQAIRVDRRHAGLILNSVAYHFQEGWQLDISPVHTPVNNFFQTKDRRHVMYNGAYTHLREGILKFLNCVGTHDAIAQATLQYDAQDLEDQLSELGLCTSIVRDKEEWLAHPQGKAIATRPVIELTKIADGQPEPFTEDAIRPLEKTRVLEFARVLAGPTIGRSLAEQGADVIHGRHPYLDHIFPFEIETGWGKKSAYLDYQSQRDRNHIFQLLETADVFIDGLRHGAMKQAGFTIEELIQRKKNLIIVQLDCYGFQGPWAERRGWEQLAQSCTGLAKIHSAGKERLSLIPAYFNDYGTGILGALGVTAALIRRATEGGSWLVRVALAKTAMLATRYHNNTETPVPISQEDLETYLIDQDSRLGLLTRVAPPIQFERTPSLSARAGTAPGSDTLNLDWDNTFSSSKEIPHRPTEIFRQKQVHWKANQTL; encoded by the coding sequence ATGCATGGAACCGAAACACAACAACGCATTTTTAATGAAATCGTTGAACCATTGGAAATCGATTTTGATACGGAAAGTCCCCTCGAAATTATCCAGAAACCGGGATATATCGATTCTCCGGTTGCGACACATGATTTCGCAGCGGCAGCACTAGGAGCATTTGGAAAAGCAACCGCTACGGTCGGCCAGATGAGAGGACTGGGCTCACAAGCGATTCGTGTCGATCGTCGGCATGCAGGATTGATATTAAATTCGGTTGCCTATCATTTTCAAGAGGGTTGGCAGCTCGATATTTCTCCCGTACACACGCCTGTGAATAACTTTTTCCAAACTAAGGATCGTCGGCATGTGATGTATAACGGAGCCTACACTCACTTACGGGAAGGGATTCTCAAGTTTCTGAACTGTGTGGGAACGCATGACGCGATTGCGCAGGCAACCTTACAATATGACGCGCAAGACCTAGAAGACCAACTTTCCGAACTAGGGCTTTGCACTTCCATCGTCCGAGACAAGGAAGAATGGCTGGCCCATCCACAAGGTAAAGCCATTGCAACGAGACCTGTGATTGAATTGACGAAAATTGCCGATGGTCAACCGGAACCATTTACAGAAGATGCCATTCGTCCGCTCGAAAAAACGAGAGTACTTGAATTCGCACGAGTGCTTGCAGGACCAACTATAGGCCGTAGTCTGGCCGAACAAGGAGCGGACGTCATTCACGGACGCCATCCTTATCTGGATCACATTTTCCCATTTGAAATAGAAACCGGTTGGGGTAAGAAATCCGCGTACTTGGATTATCAGTCCCAGCGCGACCGTAACCATATTTTCCAATTACTCGAAACCGCGGATGTATTCATTGATGGTCTTCGACATGGCGCAATGAAGCAGGCAGGCTTTACGATTGAGGAATTGATACAACGAAAAAAGAATTTGATCATAGTACAACTGGACTGTTATGGATTTCAAGGACCGTGGGCAGAGCGCCGCGGCTGGGAACAACTGGCACAGAGTTGTACCGGCCTCGCCAAAATCCACAGTGCAGGAAAAGAACGACTTAGTCTGATTCCAGCTTATTTTAACGATTACGGCACGGGAATTTTGGGAGCTCTGGGTGTGACGGCGGCACTCATACGTCGTGCTACAGAGGGAGGAAGCTGGCTCGTCCGTGTGGCTCTCGCCAAGACCGCAATGCTGGCAACCCGATACCACAATAATACCGAGACCCCTGTGCCGATCAGCCAGGAAGACCTTGAAACATATCTGATCGATCAGGATAGTCGCCTCGGTCTGCTTACGCGGGTGGCACCACCGATCCAATTCGAACGCACCCCTTCATTAAGCGCCCGAGCAGGTACTGCTCCAGGTTCAGACACATTGAACCTGGATTGGGACAATACTTTTTCAAGTTCAAAAGAGATTCCCCATCGCCCCACAGAAATTTTCAGGCAGAAACAAGTACACTGGAAAGCAAATCAGACTTTATAA
- a CDS encoding DUF1501 domain-containing protein, producing MKNVSKNCNGITRRNCLQLGLGALTGLGMVDLLRLQSLAKGTTAQQPKAKAKSVILIWMDGGPTHYETFDPKPEAPVEIRGEFNPIATKVPGVQFSQHMTRLASIFDKYTVIRSIRHNQGNHGAGNHYMMTGAPPRIPVGCGSYVSFHPSMGSVVAHQKPTTNNLPAYFSMPRMSRSGGPNFLGAKYAPFVVSDNPNSKGFRVRDLALPSGLTDARYQGRRNLREQVDQLKRIKDKVAGDPVANLDEYYEQGYSLVASTEAQKAFQIESEPGKLRDKYGRTSFGQRALLARRLSEAGVPFITLYEGGWDHHGSLFKTFNSRMPAFENTIATLIEDLDERGLLETTMVLALGEFGRTPKINPGGGRDHWSNAMSVLMAGGGVPGGLALGATDKAGYSAVERVLSPENFVSTIYTKMGIDPDKVLYTPEGRPSHLVSDPTPIPELFV from the coding sequence ATGAAAAACGTTTCAAAAAATTGTAATGGAATCACTAGACGGAATTGTTTGCAACTGGGCTTGGGTGCGCTAACAGGTTTGGGAATGGTCGATCTCTTGCGTTTGCAGTCACTCGCCAAAGGGACTACTGCTCAACAACCGAAGGCGAAAGCCAAGAGTGTGATTCTAATTTGGATGGACGGCGGTCCGACTCATTATGAGACGTTTGACCCTAAGCCAGAGGCTCCCGTGGAAATCCGTGGTGAATTTAATCCGATTGCGACCAAAGTTCCCGGAGTTCAGTTTTCGCAACATATGACGCGATTGGCTTCTATCTTTGATAAATATACAGTGATTCGTTCGATCCGTCACAATCAGGGAAATCATGGTGCCGGTAATCACTATATGATGACCGGTGCACCACCACGTATTCCAGTGGGCTGTGGTTCTTATGTGAGTTTTCATCCCAGTATGGGCTCGGTCGTCGCACATCAAAAACCGACGACGAATAATTTGCCTGCGTATTTCTCTATGCCGCGTATGTCGCGTTCCGGTGGACCCAATTTCCTGGGTGCTAAATATGCACCCTTTGTCGTTTCTGACAATCCTAATAGCAAAGGCTTCCGTGTGCGTGATCTGGCGCTTCCCAGTGGTTTGACCGATGCGCGTTATCAAGGCCGTCGCAATTTAAGGGAACAGGTAGATCAACTTAAACGTATCAAAGACAAAGTTGCCGGTGATCCGGTTGCGAATTTGGATGAATATTACGAGCAGGGTTATAGCCTGGTTGCATCGACTGAAGCACAAAAAGCGTTTCAAATTGAGAGTGAGCCAGGCAAACTGCGTGACAAATATGGACGCACTTCTTTTGGTCAGCGTGCTCTCCTAGCCCGTCGGCTTTCAGAAGCGGGTGTGCCCTTCATCACCCTGTATGAGGGTGGTTGGGACCATCATGGTAGTTTGTTTAAGACATTCAATTCAAGAATGCCTGCCTTCGAAAATACCATCGCAACGCTGATTGAAGATCTCGACGAGCGTGGTTTATTGGAAACGACCATGGTGCTGGCGTTAGGTGAATTCGGGCGTACTCCCAAAATCAATCCAGGCGGCGGTCGCGATCACTGGTCGAATGCGATGTCAGTTTTGATGGCGGGTGGCGGTGTTCCCGGTGGCTTGGCACTTGGGGCAACCGACAAAGCCGGTTACTCTGCAGTCGAACGCGTACTCTCCCCTGAAAACTTTGTCTCAACCATTTACACTAAGATGGGCATCGATCCTGACAAAGTCCTGTATACACCGGAGGGACGTCCGTCGCACTTGGTGAGCGACCCGACTCCGATTCCCGAGCTATTCGTATAA